From a region of the Streptacidiphilus albus JL83 genome:
- a CDS encoding GNAT family N-acetyltransferase: MTGGASPGSEVVIETSRLLLRPWRVAEAAVQRELWTERDPRVPPHRRIDADGHPTVAELEDSIRTNQLWSTGLLAVERKASGDVIGYCGLVDSGRGPTGEPELAFELLRRAWRQGYATEASLAVLEWARSSGCERLWATVWDWNTASRRVLAKVGFTETERKEVDAVYGTTLFTTRQL, encoded by the coding sequence ATGACAGGTGGCGCGAGTCCGGGCAGCGAAGTTGTAATCGAGACGAGCCGCCTGCTGCTGAGGCCTTGGCGGGTAGCCGAGGCTGCCGTCCAGCGTGAGCTGTGGACCGAACGTGATCCACGCGTGCCGCCGCACCGCCGAATCGACGCGGACGGACACCCCACGGTCGCGGAGCTGGAGGATTCGATCCGCACCAACCAGCTGTGGTCGACCGGGTTGCTGGCGGTCGAGCGGAAGGCCTCCGGCGACGTCATCGGCTACTGCGGGCTGGTCGACAGCGGGCGAGGACCGACGGGGGAACCGGAACTGGCATTCGAGCTGCTGCGCCGAGCGTGGCGGCAGGGATATGCGACCGAGGCCTCGTTGGCGGTTCTGGAATGGGCTAGATCATCTGGCTGCGAACGTCTGTGGGCCACGGTCTGGGACTGGAACACCGCTTCTCGCCGTGTGCTGGCCAAGGTCGGGTTCACCGAGACCGAGCGGAAGGAAGTGGACGCGGTGTACGGGACCACCCTGTTCACCACGAGACAGCTCTGA
- a CDS encoding MFS transporter, which yields MIERLLINRAHARLWLGGQISQLGDMVFDTTVLLWIVTAVAKGQSWAPEAGSGVLIAEVVPVLAVSAFAGVYVDRWNPKRTMLVSDALRGLLMSSLVLLALLPEGAVSRAGQLIWIYAVVFLCSIVSRFFLPARLGIVTDLVAPESLAKASSLSGVSSSIAGLIGPVLAAPLLFSAGLQWAMILNVASFGGSFLLIAAVPYRRAADAGSTTPGGGTAPQVRRSGFRSELTAGLRVIWRSRVLRVLVICALIVNLGAGLLTTLNVFFVQNNLHTDTKYYGVLATCTAVGDLIGALLSATVAARLGVNRAFTFTLALSGAILLVYARQSEFAVAAALFILMSLPISVLNVAITPILIGATPRELLGRVAGVFQPLTQVTNLAGMALAGYLASTLLRGFHHRIVGVWMGTYDLIFSVAGLLFILGGFVAWRGLRTGSVSTEPETGAGTGTGAPETAPDSVPN from the coding sequence ATGATCGAACGACTGTTAATCAACCGAGCCCACGCAAGGCTCTGGTTAGGCGGCCAAATATCCCAGCTCGGTGACATGGTCTTCGACACGACAGTGTTGTTGTGGATCGTCACCGCTGTGGCCAAGGGCCAGAGTTGGGCACCGGAGGCCGGCTCCGGAGTGCTGATCGCCGAAGTGGTTCCGGTACTGGCGGTGAGCGCGTTCGCCGGCGTCTATGTCGACCGCTGGAACCCGAAACGCACCATGCTGGTGAGCGACGCCCTTCGTGGCCTGTTGATGAGCTCCCTCGTGCTGCTCGCCCTGCTACCCGAGGGGGCCGTCTCCAGAGCCGGGCAGCTGATCTGGATCTATGCCGTGGTGTTCCTGTGCAGCATCGTCTCCCGCTTCTTCCTGCCCGCTCGACTCGGCATCGTCACCGACCTCGTCGCCCCCGAATCGCTGGCCAAGGCGTCGAGCCTCTCAGGCGTCAGCAGTTCGATCGCGGGCCTGATCGGCCCGGTGCTCGCCGCCCCGCTGCTGTTCTCCGCCGGATTGCAGTGGGCCATGATCCTGAATGTGGCAAGCTTCGGCGGCTCCTTCCTGCTCATCGCGGCTGTTCCGTACCGACGTGCGGCCGACGCGGGATCGACCACCCCAGGGGGCGGGACCGCCCCGCAGGTGCGGCGCTCGGGCTTCCGCAGCGAGCTCACCGCCGGGCTCCGGGTGATCTGGCGCAGCCGGGTGCTCCGGGTGCTGGTGATCTGCGCCTTGATAGTGAATCTCGGAGCCGGGCTGCTCACGACCCTGAACGTCTTCTTCGTCCAGAACAACCTGCACACCGACACCAAGTACTACGGCGTACTCGCCACCTGCACCGCAGTCGGTGATCTCATCGGCGCCCTGCTGTCCGCGACCGTAGCCGCCCGACTCGGCGTCAACCGGGCCTTCACCTTCACCCTGGCCCTGTCCGGAGCGATCCTCCTCGTGTACGCCCGACAGTCCGAATTCGCCGTTGCCGCAGCCCTCTTCATCCTGATGTCGCTCCCCATCAGCGTTCTCAACGTGGCGATCACGCCGATCCTGATCGGTGCGACCCCCCGCGAGCTGCTCGGGCGCGTCGCGGGCGTCTTCCAACCGTTGACCCAGGTCACCAACTTGGCCGGCATGGCCCTGGCCGGTTACCTGGCCTCCACCCTCCTCCGTGGGTTCCACCATCGCATCGTCGGTGTCTGGATGGGGACCTACGACCTGATCTTCTCGGTCGCCGGCCTGCTGTTCATCCTCGGCGGGTTCGTCGCCTGGCGGGGCCTGCGCACCGGCTCGGTGTCGACGGAACCGGAGACCGGGGCTGGGACCGGGACCGGAGCACCGGAGACCGCTCCGGACAGCGTTCCCAACTGA
- a CDS encoding TetR/AcrR family transcriptional regulator — MPEPVGVRQAQAQRTRSGVLAAAAAVFVDQGVQAPIRDIAERAGVGVGTIYRNFPTRADLVTAVYRHQIDTCTALAPQLLEGSASPFTALTRWADAFVEFLVTKHGLGAALGSGDPGLENLHALMLDTLVPAFATLLDACAAADELSPGITAYTLMRAIGNLCITGPDYDQADAKKMVATLLVGCRRQA; from the coding sequence GTGCCGGAACCGGTCGGAGTACGCCAAGCCCAGGCGCAGCGCACCCGCAGCGGCGTGCTGGCGGCCGCGGCGGCGGTCTTCGTGGACCAGGGCGTCCAGGCCCCCATCCGCGACATCGCCGAACGCGCGGGCGTCGGCGTCGGCACGATCTACCGGAACTTCCCGACCCGGGCGGACCTGGTCACCGCCGTCTACCGGCACCAGATCGACACCTGCACCGCACTCGCCCCCCAGCTCCTGGAGGGATCGGCCTCCCCGTTCACCGCCCTGACCCGTTGGGCGGACGCGTTCGTGGAGTTCCTGGTGACCAAGCACGGCCTCGGCGCCGCCCTGGGGTCCGGTGATCCAGGGCTGGAGAACCTCCACGCCCTGATGCTCGACACCCTGGTCCCGGCCTTTGCAACGCTGCTCGACGCCTGCGCCGCCGCCGACGAACTCAGCCCCGGCATCACCGCCTACACGCTCATGCGCGCCATCGGAAACCTCTGCATCACCGGCCCCGACTACGACCAGGCCGACGCCAAGAAGATGGTCGCCACCCTCCTCGTCGGATGCCGTCGCCAGGCGTAG
- a CDS encoding alpha/beta hydrolase family protein → MSSRHLDQRIVSVKPITVPAPGRSVDLMVKVTAPLVGQNLPVIVFSHGNAWSLDGYEPLVDRWAAAGFVVVQPTHLDSRRNGIGWDDPRFATIWRVRIADLHAVLDGLGDILRQAGDLESRVDRERIAVVGHSWGAQTAGAILGVRVLDADGVPGEDFSHSAVSAGALIAATGTGDTLTPFAAEHLPFMRPDYSTMTTPALVVAGGKDQSQLSTRGPEWFTDAYHLSPSPKSLLAIAEGEHTLGGVAGEKVAETTDEDPARVALVADAISAYLLDTFKVDGAAWTDLHNTAAAGGGSWSISSK, encoded by the coding sequence ATGTCTTCCCGCCACCTCGACCAACGGATCGTCTCGGTCAAGCCCATCACCGTTCCCGCGCCCGGCCGCAGCGTCGACCTGATGGTGAAGGTCACCGCTCCGCTGGTGGGCCAGAACCTGCCCGTCATCGTGTTCTCCCACGGCAACGCATGGTCCCTGGACGGATACGAGCCCCTCGTCGACCGGTGGGCCGCCGCCGGATTCGTCGTGGTGCAGCCCACCCACCTGGACTCCCGCCGCAACGGCATCGGATGGGACGACCCGCGCTTCGCCACCATCTGGCGCGTCCGGATCGCCGACCTCCACGCGGTCCTCGACGGCCTCGGCGACATCCTCCGCCAGGCCGGCGACCTGGAGAGCCGCGTCGACCGTGAGCGCATCGCGGTCGTCGGCCACTCCTGGGGCGCCCAGACCGCCGGCGCGATCCTCGGCGTGCGCGTGCTCGACGCCGACGGCGTTCCCGGAGAGGACTTCTCCCACTCTGCCGTCTCGGCCGGCGCGCTGATCGCCGCGACCGGAACCGGCGACACGCTCACCCCGTTCGCCGCCGAACACCTCCCGTTCATGAGGCCGGACTACTCCACCATGACCACCCCGGCCCTGGTCGTCGCGGGCGGCAAGGACCAGTCGCAGCTCTCCACCCGGGGACCGGAGTGGTTCACCGACGCCTACCACCTCAGCCCGTCCCCGAAGAGCCTGCTCGCCATCGCCGAGGGCGAGCACACCCTGGGCGGCGTGGCCGGCGAGAAGGTCGCCGAGACCACCGACGAGGACCCCGCCCGCGTCGCCCTCGTCGCCGACGCGATCTCCGCCTACCTGCTCGA